In Streptomyces sp. DG2A-72, one genomic interval encodes:
- the serB gene encoding phosphoserine phosphatase SerB translates to MSASQTSEFPTLLVKIFGKDRPGITAGLFETLAAYSVDVVDIEQVVTRGRMVLCVLVTEPPRGLEGDLRATVHSWAESMKMQAEIISGTGDNRPRGLGRSLVTVLGHPLTAEATAAIAARITRTGGNIDRIFRLAKYPVTAVEFAVSGVETEPLRTALVTDAAALGVDVAVVAAGLHRRAQRLVVMDVDSTLIQDEVIELFAAHAGCETEVAEVTAAAMRGELDFEQSLHARVALLKGLDVSVVDKVRSEVRLTPGARTLIRTLKRLGYQVGVVSGGFTQVTDDLKERLGLDFAQANTLEIVDGKLTGRVTGEIVDRAGKARLLRRFAAEAGVPLAQTVAIGDGANDLDMLNAAGLGVAFNAKPVVREAAHTAVNFPFLDTVLYLLGVTREEVEAADTHDEG, encoded by the coding sequence ATGAGCGCTTCGCAGACCTCAGAGTTCCCCACCCTTCTCGTCAAGATCTTCGGGAAGGACAGGCCGGGCATCACGGCCGGCCTCTTCGAGACCCTCGCCGCCTACTCGGTCGACGTGGTCGACATCGAGCAGGTCGTCACGCGTGGCCGGATGGTGCTGTGCGTGCTGGTGACCGAGCCGCCGCGAGGGCTCGAAGGGGACCTGCGGGCCACCGTCCACAGCTGGGCGGAGTCGATGAAGATGCAGGCGGAGATCATCTCCGGCACGGGCGACAACCGGCCCCGCGGCCTCGGCCGTTCGCTGGTGACCGTGCTCGGGCATCCGCTCACCGCGGAGGCGACCGCCGCGATCGCGGCCCGTATCACGCGCACCGGCGGCAACATCGACCGTATCTTCCGGCTCGCCAAGTACCCGGTGACAGCGGTCGAGTTCGCGGTGTCCGGCGTGGAGACCGAACCGCTGCGCACCGCCCTGGTGACCGACGCGGCGGCACTGGGTGTCGATGTGGCGGTCGTGGCCGCGGGACTGCACCGGCGCGCACAGCGTCTGGTCGTCATGGACGTGGACTCGACGCTCATCCAGGACGAGGTGATCGAGCTCTTCGCCGCGCACGCGGGCTGCGAGACGGAGGTCGCCGAGGTGACGGCGGCCGCGATGCGTGGGGAGCTCGACTTCGAGCAGTCGCTGCACGCGCGCGTGGCGTTGCTGAAGGGGCTCGACGTCTCGGTGGTGGACAAGGTGCGCAGCGAGGTGCGGCTGACGCCGGGCGCGCGCACGCTGATCCGTACGCTGAAGCGGCTCGGCTACCAAGTGGGCGTCGTGTCGGGTGGGTTCACTCAGGTCACGGATGATCTGAAGGAACGTCTCGGCCTGGACTTCGCGCAGGCCAACACGCTGGAGATCGTCGACGGGAAGCTGACCGGGAGGGTCACCGGCGAGATCGTGGACCGGGCGGGGAAGGCGCGGCTGCTGCGCCGATTCGCCGCCGAGGCGGGTGTGCCGCTGGCGCAGACCGTGGCGATCGGTGACGGTGCCAACGACCTCGACATGCTGAACGCGGCCGGGCTGGGGGTGGCCTTCAACGCCAAGCCGGTCGTCCGCGAGGCCGCGCACACCGCGGTGAACTTCCCGTTCCTCGACACGGTGCTGTACCTGCTGGGCGTCACCCGCGAAGAGGTCGAGGCGGCGGACACCCACGACGAGGGCTGA
- a CDS encoding FadR/GntR family transcriptional regulator, with protein MPLSHPRRSALSEQVIAALRNQITSGEWPVGSRIPTEPELVEQLGVARNTVREAVRALAHNGLLDIRQGSGTYVVATSELAGVMHRRFADADPRHIAELRSTLESGAARLAAERRTEKDLKQLDALLVRREEAWASGDAEAFVAADATFHLAVVAASHNDAMTAMYADLSEVLRDWLREDVGQELTPETYMDHTRLVDAIRAGDTAAAAAEAASYPFLCRPGRFTAPASGD; from the coding sequence ATGCCCCTGAGTCACCCCCGCAGGTCGGCGCTGTCCGAGCAGGTCATCGCCGCGCTGCGGAACCAGATCACCTCGGGTGAGTGGCCGGTCGGCTCGCGCATCCCGACGGAGCCCGAGCTGGTCGAGCAGCTCGGCGTCGCCCGCAACACGGTGCGTGAGGCCGTCCGCGCACTCGCGCACAACGGCCTGCTGGACATCCGCCAGGGCTCCGGCACCTATGTGGTCGCGACCAGTGAGCTGGCGGGCGTGATGCACCGCCGCTTCGCCGACGCCGACCCGCGGCACATCGCCGAACTGCGCTCCACACTGGAGTCCGGCGCCGCGAGGCTGGCCGCCGAGCGGCGTACCGAGAAGGACCTCAAGCAGCTCGACGCGCTGCTGGTGCGGCGCGAGGAGGCGTGGGCGTCGGGCGACGCGGAGGCCTTCGTGGCGGCGGACGCGACCTTCCACCTGGCGGTGGTGGCCGCCTCCCACAACGACGCGATGACGGCCATGTACGCGGACCTGAGCGAGGTGCTGCGGGACTGGCTGCGCGAGGACGTCGGCCAGGAGCTGACGCCGGAGACGTACATGGACCACACACGGCTCGTCGACGCGATCCGGGCGGGCGACACGGCGGCAGCGGCAGCGGAGGCCGCGAGCTATCCGTTCCTGTGCCGTCCCGGCCGGTTCACAGCGCCCGCTTCCGGTGACTGA
- the fabG gene encoding 3-oxoacyl-[acyl-carrier-protein] reductase, which produces MSRSVLVTGGNRGIGLAIARAFVDAGDKVAITYRSGEPPAGFLAVKCDITDPEQVEQAYKEIEDAHGPVEVLIANAGITKDQLLMRMTEEDFTSVVDTNLTGTFRVVKRANRGMLRAKKGRVVLISSVVGLYGGPGQSNYAASKAALVGFARSLARELGSRNITFNVVAPGFVDTDMTKVLTDEQRAAIVSQVPLGRYAQPDEVAAAVRFLASDDASYITGAVIPVDGGLGMGH; this is translated from the coding sequence TTGAGCCGCTCGGTTCTCGTCACCGGAGGCAACCGGGGCATCGGCCTCGCCATCGCCCGCGCATTCGTCGACGCCGGCGACAAGGTCGCCATCACCTACCGTTCCGGTGAGCCGCCCGCCGGCTTCCTCGCCGTCAAGTGCGACATCACCGACCCCGAGCAGGTGGAGCAGGCCTACAAGGAGATCGAGGACGCGCACGGGCCCGTCGAGGTCCTGATCGCCAACGCCGGCATCACCAAGGACCAGCTCCTGATGCGTATGACCGAGGAGGACTTCACCTCGGTCGTCGACACCAACCTCACCGGCACCTTCCGTGTCGTCAAGCGCGCCAACCGCGGCATGCTGCGCGCCAAGAAGGGCCGTGTCGTCCTCATCTCCTCGGTGGTCGGGCTGTACGGCGGTCCTGGTCAGTCGAACTACGCCGCCTCCAAGGCCGCCCTGGTCGGCTTCGCGCGTTCCCTCGCCCGTGAGCTGGGCTCACGCAACATCACCTTCAACGTCGTCGCGCCCGGCTTCGTCGACACCGACATGACGAAGGTGCTCACCGACGAGCAGCGGGCCGCCATCGTGTCGCAGGTGCCGCTCGGCCGGTACGCGCAGCCGGACGAGGTCGCCGCGGCGGTGCGGTTCCTCGCCTCGGACGACGCCTCGTACATCACTGGAGCCGTCATTCCCGTTGACGGCGGACTGGGAATGGGTCACTGA
- a CDS encoding McrC family protein, with the protein MTTPPALARIDLDEGAGWSTWTLTPGQAHVLTGERASKLVDIKPAGRQKKGTRDRYELRAKAMVGGVRLGGDDSAVQLRIAPKIPVDRLLYLLAYASGHAKWSDEPVEAGARHELLPAVGYAFTEAADRALRPGVLLGYREVDDTLPMLRGRLRAPAQLRRRPGLSLPLEVTYDDHTPDIGENRLLLGAARRLIRLPGLDPTLRARLRRIVAQLDGVTAPRPGAPLPAWTATRLNSRYQRALGLAELILRGASYELDDGRRVLVDGLLLEMWRVFETFLATALGEELQRRAGGRAEPRDRDHHLDLGKKELLKPDLIHYLPPPDGGRRLVPAIIVDAKYKDGTKRPDLYQMFAYCVRLGTSEGHLVSAAGNENVMEVPVAGQVIRLYCHVVDLSLPYRELRARIGELAGVLLRIRTESAAPTP; encoded by the coding sequence ATGACCACCCCACCCGCCCTCGCCCGGATCGACCTCGACGAGGGCGCGGGCTGGAGCACCTGGACCCTCACTCCAGGGCAGGCGCACGTCCTGACGGGGGAGCGTGCCTCGAAACTCGTCGACATCAAACCCGCGGGACGCCAGAAGAAGGGCACCAGGGATCGCTACGAGCTTCGAGCCAAAGCCATGGTCGGGGGAGTCAGGCTCGGCGGCGACGACTCCGCCGTACAGCTGCGCATCGCTCCCAAGATCCCTGTGGACCGGCTCCTCTATCTCCTGGCCTACGCCTCGGGACACGCCAAATGGTCGGACGAGCCGGTTGAAGCCGGGGCCCGCCACGAACTGCTGCCAGCGGTCGGCTATGCCTTCACCGAGGCCGCGGATCGCGCGCTGCGGCCCGGCGTACTGCTCGGCTACCGCGAGGTCGACGACACCCTTCCGATGCTGCGCGGCCGACTACGCGCCCCGGCCCAGCTGCGCCGCCGTCCCGGCCTCTCCCTGCCCCTGGAAGTCACCTACGACGACCACACACCCGACATCGGCGAGAATCGCCTCCTGCTCGGGGCCGCTCGCCGTCTGATCAGACTCCCAGGACTCGATCCCACTCTCAGAGCCAGGCTGCGCAGAATCGTTGCCCAGCTGGACGGAGTAACCGCGCCACGGCCGGGAGCGCCGCTGCCCGCTTGGACGGCGACCCGGCTCAACAGCCGCTACCAACGGGCCCTCGGCCTCGCCGAGCTGATCCTGCGCGGCGCGTCGTACGAACTCGACGACGGCCGCCGCGTCCTCGTCGATGGTCTGCTGCTGGAGATGTGGCGGGTGTTCGAGACGTTCCTTGCCACCGCCCTGGGCGAGGAACTCCAGCGCCGAGCCGGCGGCCGTGCTGAGCCCCGCGACCGGGACCACCACCTCGACCTGGGCAAGAAGGAACTGCTGAAGCCTGATCTCATCCACTATCTGCCACCCCCTGACGGGGGCCGCCGACTCGTCCCGGCAATCATCGTCGATGCCAAATACAAGGACGGTACGAAACGGCCCGACCTGTACCAGATGTTCGCCTACTGCGTACGCCTCGGGACCAGCGAAGGGCACCTCGTATCGGCCGCTGGGAACGAGAACGTCATGGAGGTGCCTGTGGCTGGCCAGGTGATCCGGCTGTACTGCCACGTGGTCGACCTCTCTCTGCCGTACCGGGAGTTGCGCGCCCGAATAGGGGAGCTGGCCGGCGTACTGCTCCGCATCCGGACGGAGTCGGCGGCTCCGACGCCGTGA
- a CDS encoding SEC-C domain-containing protein codes for MSSKHRPKKKTKLKAQVRSKHAPQTTFRFYASGVEAATAMDESADQYPEYREETLLEAASEWTLAKEFHRALAIYDRLLEEGCEEPEMVAAYRSEALWDMGRADEAREAIADLRARHPKDPGPWHYVAELLESKDEPRAAMEWFTAGITHALGPGTPLTPASVEGAERAMEVEQLVTGRHRVRRLLGEPHDDCDDLADELHEARGPLFSAARPPDELHDPRRQRATWESDPEAMEAEIAAVQQEAEAYRAAQAQPRMTCVLFWAADEFEELLARWPASADAYGTDHAGHLRQVEEVLRQLSEEGATHLAVGRGDVAGLAAHARQAGLTSDAPSARSAYAAELARTGETEAWPPPRNAPCWCGSERKYKKCCGNPALV; via the coding sequence ATGTCCAGCAAGCACCGCCCCAAGAAGAAGACGAAGTTGAAGGCACAGGTACGCAGCAAGCACGCGCCTCAGACCACCTTCCGCTTCTACGCCTCCGGCGTGGAAGCTGCCACCGCGATGGACGAGTCGGCCGACCAGTATCCGGAGTACCGCGAGGAAACCCTTCTGGAAGCCGCGAGTGAATGGACCCTGGCCAAGGAGTTCCACCGGGCGCTCGCTATCTACGACCGGCTGCTGGAAGAAGGCTGCGAGGAACCGGAGATGGTCGCGGCGTACCGGTCCGAGGCGCTCTGGGACATGGGCCGGGCGGACGAGGCCCGGGAAGCGATCGCCGATCTGCGGGCGCGCCACCCCAAGGACCCTGGACCTTGGCACTACGTCGCCGAACTGCTGGAGTCGAAGGACGAACCCCGGGCGGCCATGGAGTGGTTCACCGCCGGGATCACACACGCGCTCGGTCCGGGCACCCCGCTCACCCCGGCGTCCGTCGAAGGAGCCGAGCGCGCGATGGAGGTCGAGCAACTCGTCACCGGGCGCCACCGCGTCCGCAGACTTCTCGGCGAGCCGCACGACGACTGCGACGACCTCGCCGACGAACTGCACGAGGCCCGAGGTCCCCTGTTCAGCGCGGCACGCCCGCCGGACGAACTGCACGATCCGAGGCGACAACGTGCCACCTGGGAGAGCGATCCGGAGGCGATGGAGGCCGAGATCGCGGCCGTGCAGCAGGAGGCCGAGGCCTACCGTGCCGCCCAAGCCCAGCCCCGCATGACCTGCGTGCTGTTCTGGGCAGCGGACGAATTCGAGGAGCTCCTAGCTCGCTGGCCCGCTTCCGCGGACGCCTACGGCACCGACCACGCCGGTCACCTGCGGCAGGTCGAAGAGGTCCTGCGGCAGCTGTCGGAGGAAGGCGCGACGCATCTCGCCGTCGGCCGCGGCGATGTCGCCGGTCTCGCAGCGCACGCACGGCAGGCGGGCCTCACCTCCGATGCGCCGTCGGCGCGCTCGGCATATGCCGCGGAGCTCGCACGGACCGGAGAAACCGAAGCGTGGCCCCCGCCCCGCAACGCCCCCTGTTGGTGCGGCTCGGAGCGCAAATACAAGAAATGCTGTGGGAATCCCGCGTTGGTGTGA
- a CDS encoding PIN domain-containing protein, whose translation MDSSALVTWMSQRNYWTALDAFLGDRGSRPMATSSLGFVETTRTLDLTGTFPDAMAELERGVGEILLTAEVRRAASALTGRLRTLDAVHVASALSLGENLTALVTYDKRMLDTARSAGLPAHAPGMTD comes from the coding sequence ATGGATTCCTCGGCGCTGGTCACATGGATGTCACAGCGCAACTACTGGACCGCGCTGGACGCCTTTCTCGGCGACCGGGGAAGCCGCCCCATGGCCACCAGCAGCCTGGGCTTTGTCGAGACGACTCGCACACTCGACCTCACGGGGACGTTCCCTGACGCCATGGCCGAGCTGGAGCGCGGAGTCGGTGAGATTCTACTGACCGCGGAGGTGCGCCGGGCGGCCTCCGCACTGACCGGCCGCCTGCGCACGCTGGACGCCGTTCATGTGGCCAGCGCGCTCAGTCTGGGAGAGAACCTCACGGCGCTGGTGACCTATGACAAGCGGATGCTGGACACAGCCAGGTCAGCAGGGCTCCCCGCCCACGCTCCCGGCATGACGGACTGA
- a CDS encoding CynX/NimT family MFS transporter — protein sequence MMGFMAREETRTTKPPTIRGSAPMTGESPTSTRAWTTRLVVLGIVLAAVNLRPAITSLGALLEEVRDGLGMSGSVAGLLTSVPPLCFAVFGVMAPRLARRFGPGAVVCAGMAAITAGLLIRPYAGSVPGFLAASALALMGIAVSNVLMPVIVKRWFPDRVGSMTGLYSMALALGTAAAAAVTVPMADVLGGSWQSGLAVWAGLAAVAVLPWIPLVRQRGALPPAEVHPRVEPGTEAHARVEPALRITRSRTAWALAVFFGLQATAAYITMGWMAQIFRDAGVPAGTAGLLLAATMVMGVPLAFVIPRVAGRLPHQGPIVIALGVCGLAGYAGLYAAPAGGAWAWALLLGVSNCAFPLSLTMVGMRARTGAGVAQLSAFAQSTGYLISIPGPLLVGVLYQHSGGWGLPIALMTGLMIPQMVVGVLAGRDRTVEDEAAR from the coding sequence ATGATGGGCTTCATGGCACGCGAGGAAACCCGGACGACAAAGCCCCCGACGATACGCGGCTCGGCACCCATGACAGGCGAATCCCCGACCTCCACGCGCGCGTGGACGACCCGGCTTGTCGTCCTCGGCATCGTGCTCGCCGCCGTCAACCTCCGCCCCGCCATCACCAGCCTCGGTGCCCTCCTGGAAGAGGTCCGCGACGGGCTCGGCATGAGCGGCAGCGTGGCCGGCCTGCTCACCTCGGTGCCCCCGCTCTGCTTCGCCGTGTTCGGCGTCATGGCCCCGCGGCTCGCCCGCCGCTTCGGGCCGGGCGCGGTCGTCTGCGCCGGCATGGCCGCCATCACCGCGGGCCTGCTGATCCGGCCGTACGCCGGGAGCGTGCCCGGATTCCTGGCCGCCAGCGCCCTCGCGCTCATGGGCATCGCCGTCAGCAACGTCCTCATGCCGGTCATCGTCAAGCGCTGGTTCCCGGACCGGGTCGGCTCCATGACCGGCCTGTACTCGATGGCCCTCGCCCTCGGCACCGCCGCCGCGGCGGCTGTGACCGTGCCCATGGCCGACGTGCTGGGCGGCAGTTGGCAGTCCGGGCTGGCGGTGTGGGCGGGGCTCGCGGCGGTGGCCGTACTGCCGTGGATCCCGCTCGTACGGCAGCGGGGGGCGCTGCCGCCTGCCGAGGTGCACCCGCGCGTGGAGCCCGGCACCGAGGCGCACGCGCGCGTGGAGCCCGCTCTGCGCATCACCCGCAGCCGTACCGCCTGGGCGCTCGCCGTCTTCTTCGGGCTCCAGGCCACCGCCGCCTACATCACGATGGGCTGGATGGCGCAGATCTTCCGCGACGCGGGCGTACCCGCCGGCACGGCCGGGCTGCTGCTGGCCGCCACCATGGTGATGGGCGTGCCGCTCGCCTTCGTCATCCCGCGCGTGGCCGGCCGGCTGCCCCATCAGGGCCCGATCGTGATCGCGCTCGGCGTCTGCGGGCTCGCCGGATACGCCGGCCTGTACGCTGCGCCGGCCGGCGGCGCCTGGGCCTGGGCACTGCTGCTCGGCGTGTCCAACTGCGCGTTCCCGCTGTCCCTCACCATGGTCGGGATGCGGGCCAGGACCGGCGCGGGCGTCGCCCAGCTGTCGGCGTTCGCGCAGAGCACGGGGTATCTGATCTCCATCCCCGGCCCGCTCCTGGTGGGCGTCCTCTACCAGCACAGCGGCGGCTGGGGCCTGCCGATCGCGCTCATGACCGGCTTGATGATCCCCCAGATGGTCGTGGGCGTCCTGGCGGGCCGCGACCGCACGGTGGAGGACGAGGCGGCCCGCTGA
- a CDS encoding type II toxin-antitoxin system Phd/YefM family antitoxin, translated as MSAVSVREFSYNPSAVFARVEKGETVEVTRHGNVIAIVTPAESPMQRYAHLVAEGKIRLPEYTAADRHGMPRYDVPDDVDPLATLLAEREEDYR; from the coding sequence ATGAGCGCCGTTTCCGTCCGTGAGTTCTCCTACAATCCCAGCGCCGTCTTCGCCCGCGTGGAGAAGGGGGAGACCGTCGAGGTCACCCGCCATGGCAACGTCATCGCCATAGTGACCCCGGCGGAAAGCCCTATGCAGCGATACGCGCACCTCGTGGCGGAGGGCAAGATCAGGCTGCCCGAGTACACGGCGGCCGACCGCCATGGCATGCCGCGCTACGACGTACCCGACGACGTCGATCCGCTCGCCACCCTCCTCGCGGAGCGCGAGGAGGACTACCGGTGA
- the fabI gene encoding enoyl-ACP reductase FabI: protein MSGILEGKRVLITGVLMESSIAFHAAKLAQEQGAEIILTAFPRPTLTERIAKKLPKPTKVIELDVTNDEHLGRLADIVGEELGGLDGVVHSIGFAPQDALGGNFLNTPFESVATAMHVSAYSLKSLTMACLPLMQNGGSVVGLTFDAQYAWPQYDWMGPAKAALEATSRYMARDLGKQNIRCNLISAGPIGSMAAKSIPGFSELASVWDTRAPLEWDLKDPDPAGRGIVALLSDWFPKTTGEIIHVDGGLHAIGA, encoded by the coding sequence ATGAGCGGAATTCTCGAGGGCAAGCGCGTCCTGATCACCGGTGTGCTGATGGAGTCGTCCATCGCCTTCCACGCCGCCAAGCTGGCCCAGGAGCAGGGCGCCGAGATCATCCTGACCGCGTTCCCGCGGCCCACGCTGACCGAGCGCATCGCCAAGAAGCTCCCCAAGCCCACCAAGGTCATCGAGCTCGACGTCACCAACGACGAGCACCTCGGCCGCCTGGCCGACATCGTCGGCGAGGAGCTCGGCGGCCTCGACGGCGTCGTTCACTCCATCGGCTTCGCGCCGCAGGACGCGCTCGGCGGCAACTTCCTCAACACGCCGTTCGAGTCGGTCGCCACGGCCATGCACGTCTCGGCGTACTCCCTGAAGTCGCTGACCATGGCCTGCCTGCCGCTGATGCAGAACGGCGGCTCGGTCGTCGGCCTCACCTTCGACGCGCAGTACGCCTGGCCGCAGTACGACTGGATGGGCCCGGCCAAGGCCGCCCTGGAGGCCACCAGCCGCTACATGGCGCGTGACCTGGGCAAGCAGAACATCCGCTGCAACCTCATCTCCGCGGGCCCCATCGGTTCCATGGCCGCCAAGTCCATCCCGGGCTTCTCGGAGCTCGCCTCCGTGTGGGACACCCGTGCCCCGCTGGAGTGGGACCTCAAGGACCCGGACCCGGCCGGCCGCGGCATCGTCGCCCTGCTCAGCGACTGGTTCCCCAAGACCACCGGCGAGATCATCCACGTCGACGGGGGTCTGCACGCCATCGGTGCGTGA
- a CDS encoding histidine phosphatase family protein produces MSVAEPRRIVLFRHAKADWPQVTDHERPLAERGRMDAAVAGRKLADTHIPVDLALCSTSARTRETWKLAVQEFPHRPKTVYEERVYEASPGELIAVLNETPDDAQNVLLIGHNPGIQGLAEILAGSAEGDALERLSRRGFPAAAFAVLSFEGSWKSLEPGTATLRDYWAPSE; encoded by the coding sequence ATGAGCGTCGCAGAACCCCGCAGGATCGTCCTCTTCCGGCATGCGAAAGCCGACTGGCCACAGGTGACCGACCACGAGCGGCCGCTCGCTGAGCGGGGCCGCATGGACGCCGCAGTCGCCGGACGCAAGCTCGCCGACACCCACATCCCTGTCGATCTGGCCCTGTGCTCCACTTCGGCCCGGACCCGGGAAACCTGGAAGCTCGCCGTCCAGGAATTCCCCCACCGGCCGAAAACCGTCTATGAGGAGCGGGTCTACGAGGCCTCGCCCGGCGAACTGATCGCCGTGCTCAACGAAACCCCCGACGACGCGCAGAATGTCCTGCTGATCGGCCACAACCCGGGCATCCAGGGCCTCGCCGAGATCCTCGCGGGCTCGGCCGAGGGTGACGCCCTGGAGCGGCTGAGCCGCCGCGGCTTCCCCGCCGCCGCCTTCGCGGTCCTGTCCTTCGAGGGCTCCTGGAAGTCCCTGGAACCGGGCACGGCCACCCTGCGCGACTACTGGGCACCCTCCGAATAA
- a CDS encoding streptophobe family protein: MSVRTATYDTKVQWGDVLLSAIAAVSWALTGMAGTAALGLHLLEADSTASLGPMTAAVVALGAGGSVTPSGDVSAFGLTGAEANTAIEITPLGVSLVGALLLSWFFLRSLRTAGVVISRSELLARAGAVVALFVATLGGLAWAGHDVITIDGGALGLDDLPGGGGDGGLEIPGVGDIGDIGGLLPDQVGDLIDAKAAVGFTVDTLPTLLGGLFWSAGVLLIALLASRRTPLPHGWEIVHRVVRPAVSALVTVLLVAVAAGLAAAAYAAIGDDNPKRIAGAALLGAPNGVWLGIPIGLFVPWDGRASGPLAALLPDPLDDLLSSEVDQSVSLSRLAELDGRVWLLGVAAAMMMLLAGVLHAVRTPVVGGAGGVRDPGAVRDPGALGFAGRCALRLGIVAALALPLLAWLTEVSVDASLSVLGVDAFGAGIELHGHLGMALLLGAAWGAGAGAAGALLARATGAAGRAASPMARGAVAAGAAGVTVEGGTFPQYAGRSGPYVPGTPYRPPNPATNPYLRVPDELREPEDARPGPERGEARAPGQEPGAARPPGQERADAPASHEARPASGAPPGGDMYGAPTVARPMGPPPRRSAKSRRKDGEQASPDQRRQPPPPPPPPPPPPRAPKGH; the protein is encoded by the coding sequence ATGAGCGTCAGGACGGCGACCTACGACACGAAGGTGCAGTGGGGCGACGTCCTGCTGTCCGCGATCGCCGCCGTCAGCTGGGCGTTGACAGGCATGGCGGGCACGGCCGCGCTCGGCCTGCATCTGCTGGAGGCGGACTCGACGGCCTCGCTCGGACCGATGACCGCGGCGGTGGTGGCACTCGGTGCGGGTGGTTCGGTCACGCCATCGGGCGATGTCTCCGCATTCGGGCTGACCGGCGCGGAGGCGAACACCGCCATCGAGATCACGCCATTGGGAGTGAGCCTGGTCGGCGCGCTGCTGCTGTCATGGTTCTTCCTACGGTCCTTGCGCACGGCCGGAGTTGTGATCTCCCGGTCCGAACTCCTCGCGCGCGCGGGCGCGGTGGTCGCCCTCTTCGTGGCGACGCTCGGCGGACTGGCCTGGGCGGGGCACGACGTCATCACGATCGACGGAGGCGCGCTCGGCCTCGACGACCTGCCCGGCGGTGGCGGGGACGGCGGCCTCGAGATTCCCGGCGTCGGTGACATCGGGGACATCGGCGGACTGCTGCCCGATCAGGTCGGCGACCTCATCGACGCCAAGGCGGCGGTCGGATTCACCGTCGACACGTTGCCGACTCTGCTCGGCGGCCTGTTCTGGTCGGCGGGGGTCCTGCTGATCGCCCTGCTGGCCTCCCGCCGCACTCCCCTGCCGCACGGCTGGGAGATCGTCCACCGAGTGGTACGGCCGGCCGTGTCCGCCCTCGTCACGGTGCTGCTGGTCGCGGTCGCGGCGGGGCTCGCGGCGGCGGCGTACGCGGCGATCGGCGACGACAACCCCAAGCGGATCGCCGGCGCGGCCCTGCTCGGCGCCCCGAACGGCGTCTGGCTGGGCATCCCCATCGGCCTGTTCGTACCGTGGGACGGCCGCGCGTCCGGCCCCTTGGCCGCCCTTCTGCCGGATCCCCTGGACGATCTGCTGAGCTCCGAGGTCGACCAGTCCGTCTCCCTGAGCCGACTGGCCGAGCTGGACGGGCGTGTGTGGCTGCTCGGAGTCGCCGCCGCGATGATGATGCTGCTGGCGGGGGTGCTGCATGCGGTGCGGACGCCTGTGGTGGGGGGTGCGGGGGGCGTACGGGATCCAGGGGCCGTACGAGATCCGGGCGCCCTCGGTTTCGCCGGGCGATGTGCGCTGCGGCTCGGGATCGTGGCCGCGCTGGCGCTGCCGCTGCTCGCGTGGCTCACGGAGGTGTCGGTGGACGCCTCGCTGTCGGTGCTGGGCGTGGACGCGTTCGGGGCGGGGATCGAGTTGCACGGGCATCTCGGCATGGCGTTGCTCCTGGGTGCCGCCTGGGGTGCGGGGGCGGGGGCCGCCGGGGCGCTGCTGGCGCGGGCGACGGGAGCGGCAGGGCGGGCGGCGTCGCCGATGGCACGCGGTGCCGTGGCGGCGGGAGCCGCGGGGGTGACGGTCGAGGGCGGGACGTTTCCGCAGTATGCGGGGCGGTCAGGGCCGTACGTGCCCGGTACGCCGTATCGGCCGCCGAACCCGGCCACCAACCCGTATCTGCGGGTGCCGGACGAGTTGCGGGAGCCGGAGGATGCGCGGCCGGGGCCGGAACGCGGAGAGGCGCGGGCGCCCGGGCAGGAGCCGGGAGCGGCGAGGCCGCCCGGGCAGGAAAGGGCAGACGCGCCGGCCTCCCACGAAGCCCGGCCGGCGAGCGGGGCACCGCCCGGCGGCGACATGTATGGCGCGCCGACGGTGGCCCGGCCGATGGGGCCGCCGCCGCGGCGGTCCGCCAAGTCGCGCCGCAAGGACGGGGAGCAGGCCTCGCCGGACCAGCGGCGGCAACCGCCGCCACCTCCACCGCCTCCGCCGCCACCTCCGAGGGCGCCGAAGGGGCACTGA
- a CDS encoding SGM_5486 family transporter-associated protein — translation MSPVLDPNPQNGQKKMLLVFGSFFAIFVIIAIIATIASP, via the coding sequence ATGTCGCCAGTGCTCGACCCGAACCCGCAGAACGGCCAGAAGAAGATGCTCCTCGTCTTCGGCTCGTTCTTCGCCATCTTCGTGATCATCGCCATCATCGCGACGATCGCTTCGCCGTGA